The DNA region GCGTTGCTGGCCAACATGGCCGCTTTTTACGCGGTGTATCACGGCCCAGAAGGCTTGAAGAAAATTGCCCGCCGTGTGCATCATCTCACCGCGTTGTTCGCCAAATCGGTACAAGCGGCGGGCTTGAACCTTGCCCACGACAGCTTCTTTGATACCGTGACGCTTAATACGGGCGAGCAAACCGATGCCTTGTATCAACAAGCGCAAGATGCCGGCTTTAATCTGCGTAAACTGGATGGCCAACTCGGCGTGAGCTTTGATGAAGCGAGCACGCTGGCAGAAGTCAATCAATTGCTTACCGCGCTTACCGGTCAAGGCAATGCAGATACCGTAGCGAGCGACATTGAAGCCGATGAATTTGCCGCGATCCCTGCCGCATGCCGCCGCAGCAGTGCATACCTGACGCACCCCGTCTTTAACCGCTATCACAGTGAAACCAAGCTGATGCGCTATATGAAGGCGTTGGAAAACAAAGACTTCTCTCTCACCCACGGTATGATCCCGCTGGGCAGCTGTACCATGAAGCTAAACGCCGCGGCCGAGATGATCCCCGTCACCTGGCCAGAATTTGGCGCCCTGCACCCGTTTGTGCCATTGGAGCAAGCCAAAGGCTATCAAACACTGGGCAAATCACTGCGTGACATGCTGTGTGAAATCACCGGCTACGACGAGATCTCCATGCAGCCCAACTCAGGCGCACAAGGGGAGTATGCGGGCTTGATCGCGATTCAGCGCTACCATGAAAGCCGTGGTGACAGTCACCGCAACGTGTGCTTGATCCCAAGCTCCGCGCACGGCACCAATCCTGCCTCCGCGGCCATGGTCTCAATGAAAGTGGTGGTAGTTGGCTGTGATGACGACGGCAACATCGACATTGATGATCTGAAAGCCAAGATCGATAAACACCGCGATGCGCTCTCATGCATTATGATCACCTACCCATCGACACATGGTGTGTACGAAGAAACCGTGCAGCAAGTGTGCGAGCTGGTGCACGAAGCAGGTGGCCAAGTTTACTTGGATGGCGCCAACATGAATGCGCAAGTGGGGCTGACCACGCCGGGCTACATTGGCTCAGACGTCTCGCATCTCAACCTGCATAAAACCTTCTGTATTCCCCACGGTGGTGGCGGCCCGGGCATGGGGCCGATTGGCGTGAAATCGCACCTTGCGCCTTTCCTTCCCGGTCATGTCGAGCAAGGCGACGAATTTGCCGTCTCGGCTGCACCAATGGGTAGCGCCTCGATTCTTCCTATTTCATGGGCGTACATCGCCATGATGGGTGAACAAGGCCTGACGCGCGCGACCGAGTTGGCAATTCTCAGTGCCAACTATGTGATGGAGCGTTTGCGTCCCTACTACTCCGTGCTGTATCGCGGCAAAAACGGACGCATTGCGCACGAATGTATTATCGACATTCGTCCGCTCAAAGAGGCATCCGGCATCAGCGAAGAAGACATCGCCAAACGCTTGATGGATTATGGCTTCCATGCACCGACCATGTCGTTCCCGGTCGCGGGTACGCTGATGGTTGAACCGACCGAAAGTGAAAGCCAAGAAGAGTTAGATCGCTTTTGTGATGCCATGATTGCTATCCGCGAGGAAATTGCCAAGGTGCAAGACGGTGAGTGGACGCTGGAAGACAACCCATTGGTCAATGCACCCCACACCCAAGCGGATCTGATGGCTGACGAGTGGTCTCACGCCTATTCACGTGAGCTGGCTTGCTTCCCATCTGCCCATAACAAGGCAAGCAAATACTGGCCATCGGTCAACCGTGTCGATAACGTCTACGGTGACCGTAACCTGATTTGCTCTTGCCCTAGCATTGAAAGTTATATGGATGAGTAATCCATTCCGTTAACGGAAACAATGATGTTAAAGGCGAGCCGCTCGGTTCGCCTTTTTATTGCTCCATGTGTCCACCGTTGCGGTTCAACAGCCTGTAGTGACAGCCTCAAACAATGCCGCGCTTCGCAACACTCCCCCAGCGAAATTTTCTCACGCCTTACCACTTGCTGGCTAAACTTAACGCAATGCACCATTTCACTGAGAGTAAGCTTTGCTGAGTTTATATCGACGCCCTGTTGTACGCGTGCTGTTGGTAGTACTGCTGTTGGGAGTGACAGGAGTGGTTCATGCTGCTACGTCAACCGTGCGCTTAGTCACGTTGGAATACCCGCCCTACATTCAAACCTCGGATGGCGCACTGGATGGTGTGGCGGTGCGGATGGTCAGTCGAACCTTCGCCAAGCTGGGCTATGACGTCGAGATTGAAGTGCTGCCATGGGCGCGAGCACTCTACCAAGTCCGAACCGGCTTAGCGGATGGTATATTCACCATTTTCAAAACGTCGGAGCGCGAAGCCTTTCTCGATTACTCTCAGCAGGTTTTATTCCGGCAAGGGATCCGCTTTGTTCATCGCCCCGATGTCAGTGTCTCTGAAAATGCTATTCAGTCATTCAATTTTGGCGCTTACTCGGTCTGCGTGATCAATCAAGTCAGTTACGGCAGCCGAATGGATGCTGCCTTGGCGCAAAATCAATTCGCTCAGGTTTTCCGCCTGACTCGCGCACCACAGTGCCTTCGGATGTTAGAGAGCGGCCGAGCCCGTTTGTGGCTCAGCAACCATTTTGGTGCACGCGCACTGATTAGTCAGCTAAATATGAAGGGGATTGTTGAAATCAACCCCCATCCTATTGAAGACACCCCCAGTTACATTGCCTTTTCTAAAGTGCAAGGGCTATCAGCTCTGCGCGACCAATTTGATCACGCGTTAGCAGACATGAAAGCCACCGGAGAGTATCAAGCGATCATTGATGACTTTTTTAATGATTAACCGCTGACATTCCCGCAGAAGGTTTTAAAAGCGACTGACAAACGCTTGACAGATTGTTCTCCTAACATCGCTACATTCTGTGCCATCTGAAAAAGCAGCATTAAGGCACACTATGAAACCTATCGCTCTCGGTCTCCTACTTGCACTGGGTCTCACGACTCAAGCGGTGGCGAAAGAAAAAACCAATATCTCGGCGGGTCTTGCCGTCGACCAACAACTGAGCGCAGTCCTAGAAGTCGACGATCAATACCGTTTTACCCTCGGCAATGGCGGCACTGCATTTGATTACCTTTTTCAACACGGCACTTTTGATAATCCCGATATCCCGGTTGATTGGTATGTAGGCGCCGGTGGCTGGGCCGAGTGGGATGACGACTATGGTGTGCGTTTGCCCATTGGACTCGATTGGGCCATCAACAAACAGATCAGTGCTTATGGCCAAGTGCACCCAGAGGTCAATTTCCACGGCGGCCCAGAATTGCAACTTGGTGGCGCACTAGGCGTAACCTACTCATTCTAGTTAGTGTAGGCTCTGCCCATAGGTTTTATTGGGCACCTGTTTATCTCGAGCACCCACTTTGAGCCGCTAAGCAGCAGTCGCTTATCATCCAAGCCCACCCTTTCACCGTAATGAAGCATGTCAGTTATCAACAAAGGACACGACATGCTCTCATTTTTAAAGCCGAATCCGGTTAAAAAGCTTAAAAAACAGTACGAAGCTAAGCAGCAACAAGCCTTTCAGGCGCAGCGCAACGGCGACATCCGCGGCTATTCACTGCTCACCGAAGAAGCGGAAAAGATTGACCAACAAATCAAAGAATTGGAAAACAACGCTTAGCCATTTGAGACATGGCTAAACTGCCGTTTTACCAAGCGCTGGTACAACGGGCAGCGTGCCAGCAAGTCGGTATGGCTGCCCACATCAATAAGCTTACCTTGATCCATGACGACAATGCGGTCAGCATGCTGAATGGTCGATAAGCGGTGAGCGATAATCAAGGTCGTGCGGTCCCGCATTAAAGCCGCCAAGCCTTGCTGTACCGCATGCTCACTTTCACTATCAAGGGCACTGGTCGCTTCATCGAGCAATAAGATCCGTGGGTCTTTAAGAATTGCGCGGGCAATCGCAATTCGCTGCCGTTGGCCGCCCGAAAGCCGCACGCCTCGCTCACCTAAAAAGCTGTGATAACCATCCGGTAATTGCTGAATAAAAGCATCAGCGTGCGCTTGAACCGCCGCCTCTTTCACCGCTTGCTCACTGGCATCTGGCCTGCCATAGCGGATGTTGCCTATCACATCATCGCTAAACAGCGCGGGTTGTTGTGGCACCAGAGCCATTTGTTGGCGCAACGCTTGCGGGGACAAGCTGCGAATATCTTGTCCGCCCAGCATAATCGCACCTGATTGCGGATCGTAGAAGCGTTGCAGTAACTCAAATACGGTGGTTTTCCCCGCCCCCGACGGCCCCACT from Salinivibrio kushneri includes:
- a CDS encoding substrate-binding periplasmic protein, which codes for MVHAATSTVRLVTLEYPPYIQTSDGALDGVAVRMVSRTFAKLGYDVEIEVLPWARALYQVRTGLADGIFTIFKTSEREAFLDYSQQVLFRQGIRFVHRPDVSVSENAIQSFNFGAYSVCVINQVSYGSRMDAALAQNQFAQVFRLTRAPQCLRMLESGRARLWLSNHFGARALISQLNMKGIVEINPHPIEDTPSYIAFSKVQGLSALRDQFDHALADMKATGEYQAIIDDFFND
- the gcvP gene encoding aminomethyl-transferring glycine dehydrogenase yields the protein MTQTRLLDSLVADNDFIARHNGPDTNQQNAMLAAINATSLEHVIEETVPADIRLPQPLNLSAPKSETQMLAELSDIAAQNTIKRSLIGQGYYHTHTPPPILRNVLENPGWYTAYTPYQPEISQGRLESLLNFQQMVMDLTGMDLANASLLDEATAAAEAMTLCKRGGKHKGNAFFVASDVHPQTLDVIKTRANFLGYDIIVDDTDTLNQYDVFGALLQYPGTTGEVRDLSALIADAQSKKTLVAVATDLLSLTLLKAPGEMGADVVIGSAQRFGVPMGYGGPHAAFMATRDKLKRTMPGRVIGVSVDSKGNQALRMAMQTREQHIRREKATSNICTAQALLANMAAFYAVYHGPEGLKKIARRVHHLTALFAKSVQAAGLNLAHDSFFDTVTLNTGEQTDALYQQAQDAGFNLRKLDGQLGVSFDEASTLAEVNQLLTALTGQGNADTVASDIEADEFAAIPAACRRSSAYLTHPVFNRYHSETKLMRYMKALENKDFSLTHGMIPLGSCTMKLNAAAEMIPVTWPEFGALHPFVPLEQAKGYQTLGKSLRDMLCEITGYDEISMQPNSGAQGEYAGLIAIQRYHESRGDSHRNVCLIPSSAHGTNPASAAMVSMKVVVVGCDDDGNIDIDDLKAKIDKHRDALSCIMITYPSTHGVYEETVQQVCELVHEAGGQVYLDGANMNAQVGLTTPGYIGSDVSHLNLHKTFCIPHGGGGPGMGPIGVKSHLAPFLPGHVEQGDEFAVSAAPMGSASILPISWAYIAMMGEQGLTRATELAILSANYVMERLRPYYSVLYRGKNGRIAHECIIDIRPLKEASGISEEDIAKRLMDYGFHAPTMSFPVAGTLMVEPTESESQEELDRFCDAMIAIREEIAKVQDGEWTLEDNPLVNAPHTQADLMADEWSHAYSRELACFPSAHNKASKYWPSVNRVDNVYGDRNLICSCPSIESYMDE
- a CDS encoding DUF6435 family protein — protein: MLSFLKPNPVKKLKKQYEAKQQQAFQAQRNGDIRGYSLLTEEAEKIDQQIKELENNA